From Orcinus orca chromosome 3, mOrcOrc1.1, whole genome shotgun sequence, a single genomic window includes:
- the PIN1 gene encoding peptidyl-prolyl cis-trans isomerase NIMA-interacting 1 isoform X2 codes for MADEEKLPPGWEKRMSRSSGRVYYFNHITNASQWERPSGNSTGGGKNGQGEPARVRCSHLLVKHSQSRRPSSWRQEKITRTKEEALELINGYIQKIKSGEEDFESLASQFSDCSSAKARGDLGAFSRGQMQKPFEDASFALRTGEMSGPVFTDSGIHIILRTE; via the exons ATGGCGGACGAGGAGAAGCTGCCGCCCGGCTGGGAGAAGCGCATGAGCCGCAGCTCAG GCCGGGTGTACTACTTCAATCACATCACTAACGCCAGCCAGTGGGAGCGGCCGAGTGGCAATAGCACTGGCGGCGGCAAAAATGGACAAGGGGAGCCCGCCAGGGTCCGCTGCTCACACCTGCTGGTCAAGCACAGCCAGTCGCGGCGGCCCTCGTCCTGGCGGCAGGAGAAGATCACCCGGACCAAGGAGGAGGCTCTGGAGCTGATCAATG GCTACATCCAGAAGATTAAGTCGGGAGAAGAGGACTTTGAATCTCTGGCCTCACAGTTCAGTGACTGCAGCTCCGCCAAGGCCAGGGGAGACCTGGGTGCCTTCAGCAGAG GTCAGATGCAGAAGCCGTTTGAAGACGCCTCCTTTGCACTGCGGACAGGGGAGATGAGCGGGCCCGTGTTCACGGATTCCGGCATCCACATCATCCTGCGCACGGAGTGA
- the PIN1 gene encoding peptidyl-prolyl cis-trans isomerase NIMA-interacting 1 isoform X1 — protein MGTVPASPTCAWSRVNTQEMLLSFVVYKMDIIVATTLLMCARCYPKDVTDMNSYSPYSNPSGRYCRYLHFTGRVYYFNHITNASQWERPSGNSTGGGKNGQGEPARVRCSHLLVKHSQSRRPSSWRQEKITRTKEEALELINGYIQKIKSGEEDFESLASQFSDCSSAKARGDLGAFSRGQMQKPFEDASFALRTGEMSGPVFTDSGIHIILRTE, from the exons ATGGGTACAGTTCCTGCCTCCCCCACATGTGCCTGGAGCAGAGTAAACACCCAGGAAATGTTGCTTAGTTTTGTGGtctataaaatggacataatagtTGCTACCACACTCCTAATGTGTGCCAGGTGCTATCCTAAGGACGTTACAGATATGAACTCATACAGCCCTTACAGCAACCCTTCAGGCAGGTATTGccgttatctccattttacag GCCGGGTGTACTACTTCAATCACATCACTAACGCCAGCCAGTGGGAGCGGCCGAGTGGCAATAGCACTGGCGGCGGCAAAAATGGACAAGGGGAGCCCGCCAGGGTCCGCTGCTCACACCTGCTGGTCAAGCACAGCCAGTCGCGGCGGCCCTCGTCCTGGCGGCAGGAGAAGATCACCCGGACCAAGGAGGAGGCTCTGGAGCTGATCAATG GCTACATCCAGAAGATTAAGTCGGGAGAAGAGGACTTTGAATCTCTGGCCTCACAGTTCAGTGACTGCAGCTCCGCCAAGGCCAGGGGAGACCTGGGTGCCTTCAGCAGAG GTCAGATGCAGAAGCCGTTTGAAGACGCCTCCTTTGCACTGCGGACAGGGGAGATGAGCGGGCCCGTGTTCACGGATTCCGGCATCCACATCATCCTGCGCACGGAGTGA
- the OLFM2 gene encoding noelin-2 isoform X2 — protein sequence MWPLTVPPPPPPPLPLPLLLLLCSGLAGQTLFQSPEEGWQLYTSAQAPDGKCICTAVIPAQSTCSRDGRSRELRQMMEKVQNVSQSMEVLELRTYRDLQYVRSMETLMRSLDARLRAADGSLSAKSFQEMKDRMTELLPLSSVLEQYKADMRTIVRLREEVRNLSGSLAAIQEEMGAYGYGDLQQRVMALEARLHACAQKLGCGKLTGVSNPITIRAMGSRFGSWMTDTMAPSADSRVWYMDGYYKGRRVLEFRTLGDFIKGQNFIQHLLPQPWAGTGHVVYNGSLFYNKYQSNVVVKYHFRSRSVLVQRSLPGAGYNNTFPYSWGGFSDMDFMVDESGLWAVYTTNQNAGNIVVSRLDPHTLEVVRSWDTGYPKRSAGEAFMICGVLYVTNSHLAGAKVYFAYFTNTSSYEYTDVPFHNQYSHISMLDYNPRERALYTWNNGHQVLYNVTLFHVISTAGGP from the exons ACCCTCTTCCAAAGCCCAGAGGAAGGCTGGCAGCTGTACACCTCGGCCCAGGCTCCCGACGGAAAATGCATCTGCACGGCCGTGATCCCCGCGCAGAGCACCTGCTCCCGCGATGGCCGGAGCCGGGAGCTGCGGCAGATGATGGAGAAG GTTCAGAACGTCTCCCAGTCCATGGAGGTCCTTGAGTTGCGGACGTACCGTGACCTCCAGTACGTGCGAAGCATGGAGACCCTCATGCGGAGCCTGGATGCGAGGCTCCGGGCGGCCGACGGGTCCCTTTCGGCCAAGAGCTTTCAG GAGATGAAGGACAGGATGACGGAGCTGTTGCCCCTGAGCTCGGTCCTGGAGCAGTACAAGGCGGACATGAGGACCATTGTGCGCCTGCGGGAGGAGGTGAGGAATCTCTCCGGCAGCCTTGCAGCCATCCAGGAGGAGATGGGCGCCTACGGCTACGGGGACCTGCAGCAGCGGGTGATGGCACTGGAGGCCCGGCTCCACGCCTGTGCCCAGAAGCTGG gctgtgggAAGCTGACGGGGGTCAGTAACCCCATCACCATTCGGGCCATGGGGTCCCGCTTCGGCTCCTGGATGACTGACACGATGGCCCCCAGTGCGGATAGCCGG GTCTGGTACATGGATGGCTATTACAAGGGCCGGCGGGTCCTGGAGTTCCGTACTCTGGGAGACTTCATCAAAGGCCAGAACTTTATCCAGCACCTACTGCCCCAGCCGTGGGCAGGCACGGGCCACGTGGTGTACAATGGCTCCCTGTTCTACAACAAGTACCAGAGCAACGTGGTGGTCAAGTACCACTTCCGCTCGCGTTCCGTGCTGGTGCAGAGGAGCCTCCCTGGGGCCGGCTACAATAACACCTTCCCCTACTCCTGGGGTGGCTTCTCGGACATGGACTTCATGGTGGACGAGAGTGGGCTCTGGGCCGTGTACACCACCAACCAGAATGCAGGCAACATCGTGGTCAGCCGGCTGGACCCGCACACCCTCGAGGTCGTGCGGTCCTGGGACACCGGCTACCCCAAGCGCAGCGCCGGCGAGGCCTTCATGATCTGTGGCGTGCTCTACGTGACCAACTCCCACCTGGCCGGGGCCAAGGTCTACTTCGCCTACTTCACCAACACGTCCAGCTACGAGTACACAGACGTGCCCTTCCACAACCAGTACTCCCACATCTCCATGCTGGATTACAACCCCCGCGAGCGGGCCCTCTACACCTGGAACAATGGCCACCAGGTGCTCTACAATGTCACCCTCTTCCACGTCATCAGCACCGCTGGGGGCCCCTAG
- the OLFM2 gene encoding noelin-2 isoform X3, with amino-acid sequence MMEKVQNVSQSMEVLELRTYRDLQYVRSMETLMRSLDARLRAADGSLSAKSFQEMKDRMTELLPLSSVLEQYKADMRTIVRLREEVRNLSGSLAAIQEEMGAYGYGDLQQRVMALEARLHACAQKLGCGKLTGVSNPITIRAMGSRFGSWMTDTMAPSADSRVWYMDGYYKGRRVLEFRTLGDFIKGQNFIQHLLPQPWAGTGHVVYNGSLFYNKYQSNVVVKYHFRSRSVLVQRSLPGAGYNNTFPYSWGGFSDMDFMVDESGLWAVYTTNQNAGNIVVSRLDPHTLEVVRSWDTGYPKRSAGEAFMICGVLYVTNSHLAGAKVYFAYFTNTSSYEYTDVPFHNQYSHISMLDYNPRERALYTWNNGHQVLYNVTLFHVISTAGGP; translated from the exons ATGATGGAGAAG GTTCAGAACGTCTCCCAGTCCATGGAGGTCCTTGAGTTGCGGACGTACCGTGACCTCCAGTACGTGCGAAGCATGGAGACCCTCATGCGGAGCCTGGATGCGAGGCTCCGGGCGGCCGACGGGTCCCTTTCGGCCAAGAGCTTTCAG GAGATGAAGGACAGGATGACGGAGCTGTTGCCCCTGAGCTCGGTCCTGGAGCAGTACAAGGCGGACATGAGGACCATTGTGCGCCTGCGGGAGGAGGTGAGGAATCTCTCCGGCAGCCTTGCAGCCATCCAGGAGGAGATGGGCGCCTACGGCTACGGGGACCTGCAGCAGCGGGTGATGGCACTGGAGGCCCGGCTCCACGCCTGTGCCCAGAAGCTGG gctgtgggAAGCTGACGGGGGTCAGTAACCCCATCACCATTCGGGCCATGGGGTCCCGCTTCGGCTCCTGGATGACTGACACGATGGCCCCCAGTGCGGATAGCCGG GTCTGGTACATGGATGGCTATTACAAGGGCCGGCGGGTCCTGGAGTTCCGTACTCTGGGAGACTTCATCAAAGGCCAGAACTTTATCCAGCACCTACTGCCCCAGCCGTGGGCAGGCACGGGCCACGTGGTGTACAATGGCTCCCTGTTCTACAACAAGTACCAGAGCAACGTGGTGGTCAAGTACCACTTCCGCTCGCGTTCCGTGCTGGTGCAGAGGAGCCTCCCTGGGGCCGGCTACAATAACACCTTCCCCTACTCCTGGGGTGGCTTCTCGGACATGGACTTCATGGTGGACGAGAGTGGGCTCTGGGCCGTGTACACCACCAACCAGAATGCAGGCAACATCGTGGTCAGCCGGCTGGACCCGCACACCCTCGAGGTCGTGCGGTCCTGGGACACCGGCTACCCCAAGCGCAGCGCCGGCGAGGCCTTCATGATCTGTGGCGTGCTCTACGTGACCAACTCCCACCTGGCCGGGGCCAAGGTCTACTTCGCCTACTTCACCAACACGTCCAGCTACGAGTACACAGACGTGCCCTTCCACAACCAGTACTCCCACATCTCCATGCTGGATTACAACCCCCGCGAGCGGGCCCTCTACACCTGGAACAATGGCCACCAGGTGCTCTACAATGTCACCCTCTTCCACGTCATCAGCACCGCTGGGGGCCCCTAG
- the OLFM2 gene encoding noelin-2 isoform X1 has translation MSVPLLKIGAVLSTMAMVTNWMSQTLPSLVGLNGTVSRAGASEKITLFQSPEEGWQLYTSAQAPDGKCICTAVIPAQSTCSRDGRSRELRQMMEKVQNVSQSMEVLELRTYRDLQYVRSMETLMRSLDARLRAADGSLSAKSFQEMKDRMTELLPLSSVLEQYKADMRTIVRLREEVRNLSGSLAAIQEEMGAYGYGDLQQRVMALEARLHACAQKLGCGKLTGVSNPITIRAMGSRFGSWMTDTMAPSADSRVWYMDGYYKGRRVLEFRTLGDFIKGQNFIQHLLPQPWAGTGHVVYNGSLFYNKYQSNVVVKYHFRSRSVLVQRSLPGAGYNNTFPYSWGGFSDMDFMVDESGLWAVYTTNQNAGNIVVSRLDPHTLEVVRSWDTGYPKRSAGEAFMICGVLYVTNSHLAGAKVYFAYFTNTSSYEYTDVPFHNQYSHISMLDYNPRERALYTWNNGHQVLYNVTLFHVISTAGGP, from the exons ACCCTCTTCCAAAGCCCAGAGGAAGGCTGGCAGCTGTACACCTCGGCCCAGGCTCCCGACGGAAAATGCATCTGCACGGCCGTGATCCCCGCGCAGAGCACCTGCTCCCGCGATGGCCGGAGCCGGGAGCTGCGGCAGATGATGGAGAAG GTTCAGAACGTCTCCCAGTCCATGGAGGTCCTTGAGTTGCGGACGTACCGTGACCTCCAGTACGTGCGAAGCATGGAGACCCTCATGCGGAGCCTGGATGCGAGGCTCCGGGCGGCCGACGGGTCCCTTTCGGCCAAGAGCTTTCAG GAGATGAAGGACAGGATGACGGAGCTGTTGCCCCTGAGCTCGGTCCTGGAGCAGTACAAGGCGGACATGAGGACCATTGTGCGCCTGCGGGAGGAGGTGAGGAATCTCTCCGGCAGCCTTGCAGCCATCCAGGAGGAGATGGGCGCCTACGGCTACGGGGACCTGCAGCAGCGGGTGATGGCACTGGAGGCCCGGCTCCACGCCTGTGCCCAGAAGCTGG gctgtgggAAGCTGACGGGGGTCAGTAACCCCATCACCATTCGGGCCATGGGGTCCCGCTTCGGCTCCTGGATGACTGACACGATGGCCCCCAGTGCGGATAGCCGG GTCTGGTACATGGATGGCTATTACAAGGGCCGGCGGGTCCTGGAGTTCCGTACTCTGGGAGACTTCATCAAAGGCCAGAACTTTATCCAGCACCTACTGCCCCAGCCGTGGGCAGGCACGGGCCACGTGGTGTACAATGGCTCCCTGTTCTACAACAAGTACCAGAGCAACGTGGTGGTCAAGTACCACTTCCGCTCGCGTTCCGTGCTGGTGCAGAGGAGCCTCCCTGGGGCCGGCTACAATAACACCTTCCCCTACTCCTGGGGTGGCTTCTCGGACATGGACTTCATGGTGGACGAGAGTGGGCTCTGGGCCGTGTACACCACCAACCAGAATGCAGGCAACATCGTGGTCAGCCGGCTGGACCCGCACACCCTCGAGGTCGTGCGGTCCTGGGACACCGGCTACCCCAAGCGCAGCGCCGGCGAGGCCTTCATGATCTGTGGCGTGCTCTACGTGACCAACTCCCACCTGGCCGGGGCCAAGGTCTACTTCGCCTACTTCACCAACACGTCCAGCTACGAGTACACAGACGTGCCCTTCCACAACCAGTACTCCCACATCTCCATGCTGGATTACAACCCCCGCGAGCGGGCCCTCTACACCTGGAACAATGGCCACCAGGTGCTCTACAATGTCACCCTCTTCCACGTCATCAGCACCGCTGGGGGCCCCTAG